From the Opitutaceae bacterium genome, one window contains:
- the hisD gene encoding histidinol dehydrogenase codes for MRLLKSSSKTFNSELAEFCRGAIVPKEIQDSVSAILADVRQRGDEAVAYYTAKFDGAKVRTRDVRVKESELASAAKTLPKTDWKAMQEAHANILAYNKQGLPKEWTGKNKHGATVGERHHPIQRVGLYVPGGQVPLVSTVLMTATLAKIAGCPEIAVFTPPDSSGKIAPGLLAALHLVGVTEVYRIGGVQAIGAMAFGTDTVKPVDKVFGPGNAYVCEAKRQVFGTVGVDSLPGPSEVMVIADESARADFIAADLLAQAEHGSGREKIYFVATSAALVADVGNELRAQLKLISRAGKTEVVLQNGFLAVEASNLEEAVAVANYVAPEHLQLMVKDGLVNKLLARITTAGAIMIGNFTPTALGDFTAGPSHVLPTGRTGRFFSGLRVADFLRRTSIVRYDAQTVRKGNEVVAAFAAMERLDAHGRSVAVRAAVSKKT; via the coding sequence GTGCGCCTTCTCAAGTCCTCCTCCAAGACCTTCAACAGCGAGCTCGCCGAATTTTGCCGTGGCGCGATCGTTCCCAAGGAAATCCAGGACAGCGTATCGGCGATTCTCGCCGATGTCCGCCAGCGCGGCGATGAGGCGGTGGCCTACTACACCGCCAAGTTCGATGGTGCCAAGGTTCGCACCCGCGACGTGCGCGTGAAGGAGTCCGAACTCGCCTCCGCCGCCAAGACACTGCCGAAGACCGACTGGAAGGCGATGCAGGAGGCGCATGCAAACATCCTGGCCTACAACAAACAGGGCCTTCCGAAGGAGTGGACCGGCAAGAACAAGCATGGCGCGACGGTGGGCGAACGTCACCACCCCATCCAGCGCGTCGGCTTGTATGTGCCCGGTGGACAGGTTCCCCTCGTGTCGACAGTGCTCATGACGGCCACGCTCGCGAAGATCGCGGGCTGTCCCGAGATCGCGGTGTTCACGCCCCCGGATTCCTCCGGCAAAATCGCCCCTGGCCTGCTTGCCGCCCTCCACCTGGTGGGCGTGACGGAGGTCTATCGGATCGGTGGCGTGCAGGCGATCGGCGCCATGGCTTTTGGCACGGACACCGTGAAGCCCGTCGACAAGGTGTTCGGGCCGGGCAACGCGTACGTCTGCGAGGCGAAGCGCCAGGTTTTCGGCACGGTGGGCGTCGATTCCCTGCCGGGCCCCAGCGAGGTGATGGTCATTGCCGACGAAAGCGCGCGGGCTGATTTCATCGCGGCGGACCTCCTTGCGCAGGCCGAGCACGGCTCCGGCCGGGAGAAGATCTATTTTGTCGCGACTTCCGCTGCTCTAGTTGCCGATGTGGGCAACGAACTGCGCGCCCAGCTCAAGCTGATCAGTCGCGCGGGGAAGACGGAGGTGGTCCTTCAGAACGGCTTCCTGGCGGTCGAGGCGTCAAACCTTGAGGAGGCGGTGGCGGTGGCAAATTATGTCGCGCCGGAGCACCTCCAGCTGATGGTGAAGGATGGCCTCGTCAACAAGCTCCTCGCGCGGATCACGACCGCGGGAGCGATCATGATTGGCAACTTCACGCCGACCGCCCTCGGCGATTTCACCGCGGGCCCGAGCCACGTGCTCCCCACGGGACGCACCGGGCGTTTCTTCAGCGGCCTGCGTGTCGCGGATTTCCTGAGACGCACCAGCATCGTCAGGTACGATGCCCAGACCGTGCGCAAGGGCAACGAGGTGGTCGCCGCCTTTGCGGCGATGGAGCGCCTCGACGCGCACGGCCGATCGGTCGCGGTTCGCGCGGCTGTATCCAAAAAAACATGA
- the guaA gene encoding glutamine-hydrolyzing GMP synthase: MPQTIAVLDFGSQFTQVIARRIRECQVFSKIYHYSTPAEQLKADGVIGIIFSGGPQSVYGKGAPHPDKGVFELGVPILGICYGLQLMGHFLGGKVAKGERREYGHGTLEILGKSPLFKGLPKKLKVWNSHGDKLVKLPAGFKTVARTENSEFAGIENPERNFYALQFHPEVFHSERGIDIIRNYLLGICGCTGDWSTENFIERKIQEIRDTVGKSRVILGLSGGVDSSVAAALIHKAIGKQLTCVFVDNGLLRKGEREYVVSLYKRNFKIDLRVVDASALFLKRLKGVDEPEAKRKIIGRTFVEVFEKSLKSIGKADFLAQGTLYPDVIESVQIGNNPASLIKSHHNVGGLPERMKLKLLEPLRELFKDEVRAVGTAVGLPREVVWRQPFPGPGLGVRVLGDLSAEKLDILREADAILHEEMMASGWYWKVWQSFCVFLPVKSVGVIGDERNYAYVIAVRVVESIDAMTADWTRLPYELLQTISNRITNEVRGVSRVVLDISSKPPATIEWE; the protein is encoded by the coding sequence ATGCCTCAGACCATTGCCGTCCTCGATTTCGGGTCCCAGTTCACCCAGGTGATCGCTCGCCGCATCCGTGAGTGCCAGGTGTTCTCGAAGATCTACCACTATTCGACGCCGGCAGAGCAGCTGAAGGCGGACGGGGTCATTGGTATCATTTTCTCGGGAGGACCGCAGAGCGTCTATGGAAAAGGCGCGCCCCATCCGGACAAGGGAGTGTTCGAGCTCGGTGTTCCGATTCTTGGCATCTGCTATGGCCTGCAGCTGATGGGCCATTTTCTCGGTGGCAAGGTGGCGAAGGGCGAACGCCGCGAGTACGGCCATGGCACCCTGGAGATTCTCGGAAAAAGTCCGCTCTTCAAGGGGCTCCCGAAGAAGCTGAAGGTCTGGAACTCGCACGGCGACAAGCTCGTCAAGCTGCCGGCTGGTTTCAAGACGGTGGCCCGGACGGAGAATTCCGAGTTCGCAGGCATCGAGAATCCCGAACGCAATTTCTACGCCCTCCAGTTCCACCCCGAGGTGTTTCACTCGGAGCGCGGCATCGACATCATCCGCAATTATCTCCTGGGCATCTGCGGTTGTACCGGGGACTGGTCGACCGAGAATTTCATCGAGCGCAAGATCCAGGAGATCCGTGACACCGTCGGCAAGTCGCGCGTCATCCTCGGCCTGTCCGGTGGCGTGGATTCATCCGTCGCGGCCGCGCTCATCCACAAGGCGATCGGCAAGCAGCTTACCTGCGTGTTCGTCGACAACGGCCTTCTTCGCAAGGGCGAGCGCGAATACGTCGTCTCGCTCTACAAGCGGAACTTCAAGATCGATCTTCGCGTCGTCGATGCATCAGCGCTTTTCCTCAAACGCCTGAAGGGCGTCGATGAGCCGGAAGCCAAGCGCAAGATCATTGGTCGGACGTTCGTGGAGGTGTTCGAGAAGTCGCTGAAGTCGATTGGCAAGGCGGACTTCCTCGCGCAGGGCACCTTGTATCCCGACGTGATTGAGAGCGTTCAGATCGGCAATAACCCGGCATCCCTCATCAAGAGCCACCACAACGTCGGCGGTCTCCCGGAGCGCATGAAGCTCAAACTTCTCGAGCCGCTTCGTGAGCTCTTCAAGGATGAGGTCCGCGCCGTTGGCACCGCCGTCGGCCTGCCCCGCGAGGTGGTTTGGCGCCAGCCCTTCCCCGGCCCAGGCCTCGGAGTCCGTGTGCTTGGCGACCTCTCCGCCGAGAAGCTCGACATCCTTCGCGAGGCGGACGCCATCCTCCACGAGGAGATGATGGCGAGTGGCTGGTACTGGAAGGTCTGGCAGTCGTTCTGCGTCTTCCTGCCGGTGAAGTCGGTCGGCGTGATTGGCGATGAGCGCAACTACGCGTATGTGATCGCGGTGCGTGTCGTGGAAAGTATCGATGCGATGACCGCCGACTGGACACGCCTGCCGTACGAACTCCTCCAGACGATTTCAAATCGTATCACCAACGAAGTTCGCGGGGTGAGCCGAGTGGTGCTCGACATTAGCTCCAAGCCGCCCGCGACCATCGAGTGGGAGTGA